From the genome of Scytonema hofmannii PCC 7110, one region includes:
- the purL gene encoding phosphoribosylformylglycinamidine synthase subunit PurL, with translation MTSISSAPFSPEEIADEGLKPEEYEEIVRRLGRHPNKAELGMFGVMWSEHCCYKNSRPLLKQFPTTGPRILVGPGENAGVVDLDNGLRLAFKIESHNHPSAIEPFQGAATGVGGILRDIFTMGARPIAVLNSLRFGSLEDAKTQRLFSGVVAGISHYGNSVGVPTVGGEVYFDPAYSDNPLVNVMALGLMETTEIVKSGASGIGNPVLYVGSTTGRDGMGGASFASAELSEESMDDRPAVQVGDPFLEKSLIEACLEAFKTGAVVAAQDMGAAGITCSTSEMAAKGGVGIEFDLDKIPVRETGMVPYEYLLSESQERMLFVAHKGREQELIDIFHRWELQAVVAGTVIAEPIVRILFQGEVAAEIPAQALAENTPLYHRELLAEPPEYAQKAWEWTSEALPPCTAAGIEIQGQFYSWNDILLTLLDTPTVASKRWVYRQYDHQVQNNTVLLPGGADAAVVRLRPQEGEWGVGSGESGKEKESPSQNPKSKSQNPKSAVAATVDCNPRYVYLDPYEGAKAVVAEAARNLSCVGAEPMAVTDNLNFGSPEKPVGYWQLAEACRGLAEACRELATPVTGGNVSLYNETLDSQGNPQPIYPTPVVGMVGLIPDLTQICGQAWQAEGDIIYLLGLPVNPKSKIQNPKSEIPQSKIQNLKSKIELGGSEYLATVHSTVAGKPPKVDFELERQIQQVCREGIRRGWIRSAHDCAEGGLAVALAECCITAKLGAEIKLSISANDQAGDFFSLRWDEVLFGEGGARIVVSVALEQQETWETFLGGQVANHWQKLGKVGKSQLGLRVLTTDDQTLVSVSIDDVSDRYFNALERRLTIQNTSSS, from the coding sequence ATGACCAGCATCTCCTCTGCTCCTTTTTCTCCTGAAGAAATAGCTGATGAAGGTTTAAAACCAGAAGAATATGAAGAAATTGTGCGACGATTGGGACGCCATCCCAATAAAGCCGAACTGGGTATGTTTGGTGTAATGTGGTCCGAACATTGTTGCTACAAAAATTCTCGCCCTTTACTCAAACAATTTCCCACAACAGGACCTCGCATTCTCGTTGGTCCGGGTGAAAATGCAGGTGTTGTCGATTTAGATAATGGTTTGCGACTTGCGTTTAAGATTGAATCTCACAACCATCCCTCTGCTATTGAACCCTTTCAAGGCGCAGCAACAGGTGTGGGCGGCATTCTTCGCGATATCTTCACAATGGGTGCGCGTCCCATTGCTGTTCTCAACTCCTTACGCTTTGGTTCCTTAGAGGATGCTAAAACACAACGGCTGTTTAGTGGGGTGGTAGCCGGAATCTCTCACTATGGTAATAGCGTTGGCGTTCCCACTGTTGGCGGTGAAGTATACTTTGACCCTGCTTATTCTGATAATCCGCTTGTGAACGTCATGGCACTGGGATTGATGGAGACAACAGAAATTGTAAAATCTGGTGCATCTGGTATAGGAAACCCCGTACTATACGTAGGTTCTACGACCGGACGCGATGGTATGGGAGGTGCAAGTTTTGCCAGTGCGGAACTGAGTGAAGAGTCTATGGATGACCGTCCTGCAGTGCAAGTGGGCGATCCTTTTCTGGAAAAATCATTAATTGAAGCTTGTTTGGAGGCGTTTAAAACAGGCGCTGTTGTGGCTGCACAGGATATGGGCGCTGCTGGGATCACCTGTTCTACCTCAGAAATGGCAGCCAAGGGGGGTGTGGGGATTGAGTTCGATTTAGATAAAATTCCTGTTAGGGAAACGGGAATGGTTCCTTACGAGTACTTGCTTTCTGAGTCGCAAGAACGGATGCTGTTTGTTGCCCATAAGGGACGCGAACAAGAGTTAATTGATATTTTCCATCGTTGGGAATTGCAAGCAGTTGTTGCAGGAACTGTCATTGCCGAACCTATTGTTAGAATTTTATTTCAAGGAGAAGTGGCTGCAGAAATTCCTGCTCAAGCTTTGGCAGAAAATACGCCACTATATCATCGAGAATTGTTGGCAGAACCACCGGAATACGCTCAAAAAGCTTGGGAGTGGACTTCTGAAGCTTTGCCGCCTTGTACTGCTGCGGGTATTGAGATTCAGGGGCAGTTCTACAGTTGGAATGATATTTTGTTGACGTTACTAGATACGCCAACTGTTGCTTCCAAACGCTGGGTTTATCGTCAATACGACCATCAAGTACAGAATAACACTGTTCTGTTACCGGGCGGTGCTGATGCTGCTGTTGTGCGGTTGCGCCCTCAGGAGGGGGAGTGGGGAGTGGGGAGTGGGGAGTCGGGGAAAGAGAAAGAATCTCCGAGCCAAAATCCAAAATCCAAATCCCAAAATCCAAAATCAGCCGTAGCGGCTACAGTTGATTGCAATCCCCGTTATGTTTACCTCGATCCCTATGAAGGAGCTAAGGCAGTTGTGGCTGAGGCTGCACGCAATCTCAGTTGTGTGGGGGCAGAACCAATGGCTGTAACTGATAATTTAAATTTTGGCAGCCCGGAAAAGCCTGTTGGTTACTGGCAATTAGCAGAAGCTTGTCGCGGTTTGGCTGAAGCTTGTCGCGAACTCGCAACTCCAGTGACTGGTGGTAATGTTTCTCTCTACAATGAAACTCTTGATTCTCAAGGAAACCCACAACCCATATACCCTACTCCTGTTGTGGGTATGGTGGGATTGATTCCGGATCTTACTCAAATTTGCGGTCAAGCTTGGCAAGCAGAAGGCGATATTATTTATCTTTTGGGTTTACCTGTAAATCCAAAATCCAAAATCCAAAATCCGAAATCCGAAATCCCCCAATCCAAAATCCAAAATCTAAAATCCAAAATCGAATTGGGTGGTTCGGAGTATCTAGCAACTGTCCACTCTACTGTGGCTGGTAAACCACCAAAAGTGGATTTTGAATTGGAACGTCAAATACAACAAGTTTGTCGTGAAGGTATTCGTCGGGGTTGGATTCGTTCGGCTCATGATTGTGCTGAGGGTGGATTGGCTGTTGCTCTTGCTGAATGTTGTATTACAGCTAAACTTGGTGCGGAAATTAAGTTATCAATATCAGCTAATGACCAAGCAGGAGATTTTTTCTCTCTCCGTTGGGATGAAGTGCTTTTTGGTGAGGGTGGTGCGCGAATTGTAGTCTCTGTTGCATTAGAACAACAAGAAACCTGGGAGACTTTCTTAGGGGGACAAGTAGCTAATCACTGGCAAAAACTTGGCAAGGTGGGAAAATCCCAATTGGGTTTGCGGGTTTTAACAACTGATGACCAAACTTTAGTTAGCGTTAGCATAGATGATGTAAGCGATCGCTATTTCAACGCGCTTGAAAGACGTTTGACCATCCAGAATACTTCCTCTAGTTAG
- a CDS encoding allophycocyanin subunit alpha-B → MTVVSQVILKADDELRYPSSGELKNIKDYLQTGVQRIRIVGILAENEKKIVQEATKQLWQKRPDFIAPGGNAYGDRQRALCVRDFGWYLRLITYGVLSGDKEPIEKIGLIGVREMYNSLGVPVPGMVEAISCLKKASLDLLNTDDAVEAAPYFDYIIQAMS, encoded by the coding sequence ATGACTGTAGTAAGCCAAGTTATTCTCAAAGCCGATGACGAACTGCGTTATCCTAGCAGTGGCGAACTCAAGAATATCAAAGACTATTTGCAAACTGGCGTACAACGGATTCGCATTGTCGGTATCCTAGCCGAAAATGAGAAAAAGATAGTTCAGGAAGCTACCAAGCAGCTTTGGCAAAAGCGTCCCGATTTTATTGCTCCAGGTGGCAATGCTTACGGCGATCGCCAGCGTGCTCTATGTGTCCGTGACTTTGGCTGGTACCTGCGCCTAATTACTTATGGGGTACTTTCTGGTGACAAAGAACCAATTGAAAAAATTGGTTTAATTGGTGTCAGAGAAATGTACAACTCGCTCGGCGTACCGGTACCTGGAATGGTAGAAGCTATCAGCTGTCTGAAGAAAGCTTCTCTTGACTTACTTAACACAGATGATGCTGTAGAAGCCGCTCCTTACTTTGATTACATTATCCAAGCAATGTCCTAG
- a CDS encoding type II toxin-antitoxin system death-on-curing family toxin, with protein MRYLTLTEIVELYHRVIEQSGGSVGIANTGGLESAIAQPQMTFGGEELYPTIIEKASALCFSLIKNHPFIDGNKRIGHAAMEVFLILNGYEINAAVDEQEQVILQVASGRLSRDEFTEWLRSHITPRP; from the coding sequence ATGCGTTATCTAACTCTAACCGAGATTGTAGAACTTTATCACCGTGTAATTGAGCAATCTGGTGGTTCTGTAGGTATTGCTAATACAGGTGGATTAGAGTCAGCTATAGCTCAACCGCAGATGACCTTTGGTGGAGAAGAACTTTATCCTACCATTATTGAAAAAGCATCAGCACTTTGTTTTTCTTTGATTAAAAACCATCCTTTTATAGATGGTAACAAACGTATTGGTCATGCTGCAATGGAAGTTTTCCTTATCTTAAACGGCTATGAGATTAACGCAGCAGTGGACGAACAAGAACAGGTGATTTTACAAGTAGCTTCTGGTCGGTTAAGTCGGGATGAATTTACTGAATGGCTTCGCAGTCATATAACTCCTAGACCATAG
- the purF gene encoding amidophosphoribosyltransferase — translation MIPKHSAHADHPESLNNLMNNEENRPDKPEEACGVFGIYAPEQDVAKLAYFGLYALQHRGQESAGIATFEGERVHLHKDMGLVSQVFNESVLQDLVGSLAVGHTRYSTTGSSRKVNAQPAVVETRLGSLALAHNGNLVNTGQLREELVNNNCNLVSTTDSEMIAFAIAEEVNAGKDWLEGAIRAFHRCQGAFSLVIGTPSGMMGVRDPNGIRPLVIGTLEGNPVRYVLASETCGLDIIGAEYLRDVEPGEVVWINEEGLASFQWTPKSQRKLCIFEMIYFARPDSVMHEESLYSYRMRLGRRLAQESPVDADLVIGVPDSGIPAAIGYSQISGISYAEGLIKNRYVGRTFIQPTQSMRELGIRMKLNPLKDVLYGKRVLIIDDSIVRGTTSRKLVKALRDAGALEVHMRISSPPVTHPCFYGIDTDSQDHLIAARMSVEEIAKQLEVDTLAYLSWDGMIEATREESGSFCSACFTGKYPVLVPEPLKGSKLVLEKTSV, via the coding sequence ATGATCCCCAAGCATTCCGCCCATGCAGACCATCCAGAGTCGCTCAATAACTTAATGAATAACGAAGAAAATCGCCCGGATAAACCAGAAGAAGCTTGCGGTGTTTTTGGTATTTACGCACCAGAACAAGACGTTGCAAAACTAGCCTACTTTGGATTGTATGCTCTCCAGCACCGGGGTCAAGAATCGGCTGGGATCGCCACATTTGAGGGTGAAAGAGTTCATTTACATAAAGACATGGGGTTGGTTTCCCAAGTCTTTAACGAGTCAGTTTTGCAAGATTTGGTAGGAAGTCTAGCCGTCGGTCATACTCGCTATTCAACAACGGGTTCGAGTCGCAAAGTCAATGCTCAGCCTGCTGTGGTTGAAACTCGTTTGGGTTCTCTGGCACTTGCACATAATGGTAATTTAGTCAATACGGGACAACTACGCGAGGAGTTGGTGAACAACAACTGCAATCTCGTGTCAACCACTGACTCCGAAATGATTGCTTTTGCGATCGCGGAAGAAGTCAATGCGGGTAAAGATTGGTTAGAAGGTGCTATTCGGGCATTTCATCGTTGTCAAGGAGCCTTTAGTTTAGTCATTGGAACTCCCAGTGGGATGATGGGAGTCCGCGATCCCAACGGTATTCGTCCTCTTGTGATTGGCACTTTAGAAGGGAATCCAGTCCGTTACGTTCTCGCCTCTGAAACTTGTGGCCTAGATATTATTGGTGCTGAATACCTGCGTGATGTGGAACCGGGAGAGGTGGTTTGGATTAATGAGGAAGGTTTAGCATCATTTCAATGGACTCCCAAGTCGCAAAGGAAACTGTGTATTTTTGAGATGATTTACTTTGCCCGTCCCGATAGCGTTATGCATGAAGAAAGCTTGTACAGCTACAGAATGCGTTTGGGACGGCGATTAGCTCAAGAATCTCCTGTTGATGCTGATTTAGTAATTGGTGTCCCTGATTCTGGTATTCCTGCTGCAATTGGCTACTCACAAATCTCTGGTATTTCCTATGCGGAAGGGCTGATTAAGAATCGCTATGTGGGGCGTACTTTTATTCAACCTACACAAAGTATGAGGGAATTGGGTATCCGCATGAAACTAAATCCCCTGAAAGACGTGCTGTATGGCAAACGGGTTCTGATTATCGATGACTCTATTGTTAGGGGAACTACAAGCCGCAAACTGGTTAAAGCTTTGCGTGATGCTGGTGCGCTAGAAGTGCATATGCGAATTTCTTCTCCTCCGGTGACTCACCCTTGTTTTTATGGGATTGATACTGATAGTCAAGATCATTTGATTGCAGCCCGGATGTCAGTTGAAGAAATTGCCAAGCAACTTGAGGTGGATACTCTGGCATACCTAAGTTGGGATGGCATGATAGAAGCAACGCGAGAAGAATCTGGTAGCTTTTGCTCTGCTTGCTTTACAGGAAAATATCCTGTTCTAGTTCCCGAACCGCTTAAGGGTTCTAAGTTGGTGTTGGAAAAAACGTCGGTTTAG
- the rlmD gene encoding 23S rRNA (uracil(1939)-C(5))-methyltransferase RlmD, translating to MWKQGEFIEVEIADLTDTGDGVGRWNDRVVFVPDTVPGDRAVVRLVYVKPSYARGQIQQLLEQSPHRIRPSCIVADKCGGCQWLHIDYQYQIEAKRHQVIQGLQRIGGFAQPPVDPMLSGSQCLGYRNKATYPVGLSRTGLVQTGYYQKSSHQLINLNQCPVQDPRLNPLLLEVKQDIQKHGWQIYNEHNHTGLIRHLGLRIGRHTGEMLLTLVVKDWNLPGIYDQAQEWLDRYPHLVGVCVNRNPERTNAIFGEETRCLAGVFYLKEQFAGLEFHVRVDTFFQIYTETAEALLQVIESELNLQGSEVLCDAYCGIGTLTLPLAKKARQAVGLELQAEAVEQANLNAKLNGIENVIFHTGSVEELLPNMDISPDIVLLDPPRKGCDRSVIETLRQSKPPRIVYVSCKIATLARDLKLLCEDGLYTLTRVQPADFFPQTAHVEAAAFLTLSTLL from the coding sequence ATGTGGAAACAAGGCGAATTTATTGAAGTAGAGATTGCGGACTTAACTGATACTGGTGATGGTGTCGGACGGTGGAACGATCGCGTCGTTTTTGTACCGGATACCGTACCTGGCGATCGCGCTGTTGTCCGTCTGGTTTACGTCAAACCCAGCTATGCTCGCGGACAAATTCAACAGCTGCTAGAACAATCACCCCACCGCATTCGACCTAGTTGTATCGTCGCTGACAAGTGCGGTGGCTGTCAGTGGTTACATATTGATTATCAATATCAAATTGAAGCCAAGCGCCATCAGGTTATTCAAGGTTTGCAACGTATTGGCGGTTTTGCTCAACCACCAGTAGATCCAATGCTGTCTGGTTCGCAATGCTTGGGTTATCGTAACAAAGCGACATATCCCGTAGGATTATCTCGTACAGGACTTGTCCAAACAGGTTACTACCAAAAAAGCAGCCACCAATTAATTAACTTAAATCAATGCCCCGTACAAGATCCCCGATTAAACCCCTTGCTGTTGGAAGTTAAACAAGACATTCAAAAACATGGTTGGCAAATTTACAACGAGCACAATCATACAGGTTTAATACGCCATCTCGGTTTACGGATTGGTCGCCATACAGGGGAAATGTTGCTGACTTTAGTGGTTAAAGATTGGAATCTACCTGGAATTTACGACCAAGCGCAAGAGTGGTTAGATCGCTATCCTCATTTAGTAGGAGTGTGTGTAAACCGCAATCCAGAACGCACCAATGCTATTTTTGGGGAGGAAACCCGTTGTCTTGCTGGTGTTTTTTACTTAAAAGAACAATTTGCCGGACTAGAATTTCACGTGCGAGTCGATACGTTTTTCCAAATTTATACGGAAACAGCAGAAGCGTTGTTGCAGGTCATTGAGTCAGAACTCAATTTACAAGGAAGTGAAGTGCTATGTGACGCTTATTGTGGTATTGGAACATTAACTCTACCTTTAGCCAAAAAAGCACGGCAAGCTGTGGGATTGGAACTTCAAGCAGAAGCAGTAGAACAGGCGAATTTAAACGCAAAACTTAACGGTATTGAGAATGTCATATTTCATACTGGTTCGGTAGAAGAATTACTGCCCAACATGGACATCTCACCAGATATAGTTTTGCTTGACCCTCCACGCAAAGGATGCGATCGCTCTGTTATCGAAACCTTACGACAATCGAAACCTCCTCGCATTGTATACGTCAGTTGTAAGATAGCCACCCTGGCTCGTGACCTCAAATTACTTTGTGAGGATGGATTGTATACGCTGACACGAGTGCAACCTGCAGATTTCTTTCCACAGACAGCCCACGTAGAAGCAGCAGCGTTCCTCACATTATCAACCTTGCTCTGA